A genomic region of Trifolium pratense cultivar HEN17-A07 linkage group LG3, ARS_RC_1.1, whole genome shotgun sequence contains the following coding sequences:
- the LOC123917607 gene encoding protein ANTAGONIST OF LIKE HETEROCHROMATIN PROTEIN 1 isoform X2, with the protein MKKPTESLEYFQPPSSDVHSLISEDPRFFPYFKDCVGAIDGIYVPVTVGVDEQGPFRNKDGLLSQNILAACSFDLKFCYVLAGWEGSATNLQVFNSAITRKNRLQVPEGKYYLVDNKYPNVPGFIAPYPRTPYHSKDFPSGYHPQDACELFNQRHSLLRNVTARTFGALKARFPILMAAPSYPLQTQVKLVVAACALHNYIRGEKPDDWIFKMYEKDTSFTTEESLPPLELEIHVETQNQYQGLSFNAEEIALASQLRVNVTTEMWNTFIHDFPSM; encoded by the exons ATGAAGAAACCGACGGAATCTCTG GAGTATTTTCAGCCTCCTAGCTCTGATGTTCATTCACTAATCTCTGAAGATCCTAGATTTTTTCCATATTTTAAG gatTGTGTGGGAGCAATTGATGGTATATATGTACCTGTGACAGTTGGTGTAGATGAACAGGGACCTTTCCGCAATAAGGACGGGTTACTTTCACAAAACATTCTTGCAGCATGCTCATTTGACCTCAAGTTTTGTTATGTTTTAGCTGGTTGGGAAGGATCTGCTACAAACTTACAAGTGTTTAATTCAGCAATCACTAGGAAGAATAGACTGCAAGTTCCTGAAG GTAAATACTACCTGGTAGACAACAAGTATCCGAATGTGCCAGGTTTCATTGCTCCGTATCCCCGAACTCCCTATCACTCCAAGGATTTTCCCAGTGGTTACCACCCACAGGATGCATGTGAATTGTTCAATCAACGGCACTCATTATTACGAAATGTCACTGCTCGAACTTTTGGTGCTTTAAAGGCGCGATTTCCTATATTGATGGCAGCTCCTTCATACCCATTACAGACACAGGTAAAGTTAGTGGTGGCAGCTTGTGCATTACACAATTACATTCGCGGGGAGAAACCAGATGATTGGATTTTTAAGATGTATGAAAAGGATACATCATTTACAACAGAGGAATCACTACCCCCATTAGAGCTGGAAATACATGTTGAGACCCAAAACCAGTATCAGGGTCTTAGTTTTAATGCTGAAGAAATTGCACTTGCTTCACAGTTAAGGGTCAATGTTACAACTGAAATGTGGAACACATTTATCCATGATTTTCCCTCGATGtaa
- the LOC123917607 gene encoding protein ANTAGONIST OF LIKE HETEROCHROMATIN PROTEIN 1 isoform X1, with protein MENSDEETDGISGNHAPKELTRLSSNGAKFVDEVLNGPNQRCLDNFRMDKQVFYKLCDILETKGLLRDTNRIKIEEQLAMFLFIIGHNLRIRAVQELFHYSGETISRHFNNVLNAIMSISKEYFQPPSSDVHSLISEDPRFFPYFKDCVGAIDGIYVPVTVGVDEQGPFRNKDGLLSQNILAACSFDLKFCYVLAGWEGSATNLQVFNSAITRKNRLQVPEGKYYLVDNKYPNVPGFIAPYPRTPYHSKDFPSGYHPQDACELFNQRHSLLRNVTARTFGALKARFPILMAAPSYPLQTQVKLVVAACALHNYIRGEKPDDWIFKMYEKDTSFTTEESLPPLELEIHVETQNQYQGLSFNAEEIALASQLRVNVTTEMWNTFIHDFPSM; from the exons ATGGAGAATTCCGATGAAGAAACCGACGGAATCTCTGGTAATCATGCACCTAAAGAACTAACTCGTTTATCATCTAACGGTGCTAAATTTGTTGATGAAGTACTCAACGGTCCAAATCAACGTTGTTTGGACAATTTCCGAATGGATAAACAAGTATTCTACaaattatgtgatattttaGAGACTAAGGGTTTATTACGTGACACAAATAGAATCAAAATTGAAGAGCAATTAGCtatgtttttgtttattattggtCATAATCTAAGGATTAGGGCTGTTCAAGAGTTGTTTCATTATTCTGGTGAAACTATTAGTCGtcattttaataatgttttgaaTGCAATTATGTCCATTTCGAAGGAGTATTTTCAGCCTCCTAGCTCTGATGTTCATTCACTAATCTCTGAAGATCCTAGATTTTTTCCATATTTTAAG gatTGTGTGGGAGCAATTGATGGTATATATGTACCTGTGACAGTTGGTGTAGATGAACAGGGACCTTTCCGCAATAAGGACGGGTTACTTTCACAAAACATTCTTGCAGCATGCTCATTTGACCTCAAGTTTTGTTATGTTTTAGCTGGTTGGGAAGGATCTGCTACAAACTTACAAGTGTTTAATTCAGCAATCACTAGGAAGAATAGACTGCAAGTTCCTGAAG GTAAATACTACCTGGTAGACAACAAGTATCCGAATGTGCCAGGTTTCATTGCTCCGTATCCCCGAACTCCCTATCACTCCAAGGATTTTCCCAGTGGTTACCACCCACAGGATGCATGTGAATTGTTCAATCAACGGCACTCATTATTACGAAATGTCACTGCTCGAACTTTTGGTGCTTTAAAGGCGCGATTTCCTATATTGATGGCAGCTCCTTCATACCCATTACAGACACAGGTAAAGTTAGTGGTGGCAGCTTGTGCATTACACAATTACATTCGCGGGGAGAAACCAGATGATTGGATTTTTAAGATGTATGAAAAGGATACATCATTTACAACAGAGGAATCACTACCCCCATTAGAGCTGGAAATACATGTTGAGACCCAAAACCAGTATCAGGGTCTTAGTTTTAATGCTGAAGAAATTGCACTTGCTTCACAGTTAAGGGTCAATGTTACAACTGAAATGTGGAACACATTTATCCATGATTTTCCCTCGATGtaa
- the LOC123915889 gene encoding uncharacterized protein At3g17950, whose protein sequence is MLDPANDLVPPPSSPSISSISSSDLDTESTGSFFHDRSTTLGTLMGVSFPAIGFRVPSQHRESHSGDGAGAGGSNRITTTKKKKRTAAAVVAAERRRRWWQLCRERDARPASLGDFLEVERRFGDGAFYDTAAELEGMVVGNQQRNGGRELFADGRVLPPAEDIGGGESPAESLCNRFPVSLAGICSGGAG, encoded by the exons ATGTTAGATCCAGCTAATGATTTGGTTCCACCACCATCTTCACCCTCCATCTCTTCCATTTCTTCCTCTGATCTTGACACCGAG TCCACAGGATCATTTTTTCATGATAGAAGCACAACATTGGGAACTCTAATGGGAGTGAGTTTTCCAGCCATTGGATTCAGAGTCCCATCACAGCACCGGGAATCACATTCTGGCGACGGTGCTGGCGCCGGTGGATCCAATAGGATAACAACtaccaaaaagaagaaaaggacCGCCGCGGCGGTGGTAGCGGCAGAACGGCGACGAAGGTGGTGGCAGCTGTGTAGGGAACGCGATGCAAGACCTGCGTCACTAGGAGATTTTTTGGAGGTGGAGCGGCGGTTTGGCGACGGCGCATTTTACGATACGGCGGCGGAGCTTGAGGGAATGGTGGTTGGAAACCAGCAGAGGAACGGTGGGAGGGAGCTTTTTGCTGATGGAAGGGTTCTTCCGCCGGCGGAAGATATTGGCGGCGGAGAATCGCCGGCAGAGAGTCTTTGTAATAGGTTTCCGGTGTCGCTTGCCGGAATATGCAGCGGCGGTGCAGGGTAG